The proteins below are encoded in one region of Silene latifolia isolate original U9 population chromosome 2, ASM4854445v1, whole genome shotgun sequence:
- the LOC141641395 gene encoding caffeine synthase 1-like: MGAPGSFYGRLFPCNSLQLVFSNYAIHWLSQVPRDLCDNEVGAPMNKGKIVASDTSHPQVLEAYYTQFQQDFTKFLKCRSSEVVANGYMVLATICRPCIKPLETRLLKFLFQALDSLVSKGIIEEEKLDSFNLPVYFPCKEEIQEIVSKEGSFAIEHLEVVYDDVQNEIKNAELGAEFLAKVARSISEALISYHFGAHVWDDLYDMLYKVIFDNLEADVDPRDIFNIVIVLKKRDN; this comes from the exons ATGGGTGCACCTGGCTCCTTTTATGGAAGACTATTCCCTTGTAACAGCTTACAACTTGTTTTCTCGAATTATGCCATTCACTGGCTATCTCAG gtACCAAGGGATCTTTGTGATAATGAAGTAGGAGCACCCATGAACAAAGGCAAGATAGTTGCTTCGGATACAAGTCACCCTCAAGTACTTGAAGCATACTATACTCAATTTCAACAAGATTTTACAAAGTTCCTCAAGTGTCGCTCTAGTGAAGTTGTTGCCAATGGCTACATGGTTCTCGCTACTATTTGTCGTCCATGCATCAAGCCTTTGGAAACACGTTTGCTTAAATTCCTTTTCCAAGCATTGGATTCTTTGGTTTCAAAG GGAATAATCGAAGAGGAGAAATTGGACTCATTTAACCTGCCAGTGTACTTCCCATGCAAAGAAGAAATACAAGAAATTGTATCAAAAGAAGGATCATTTGCAATAGAACATTTGGAAGTAGTATATGACGACGTtcaaaatgaaataaagaacGCTGAATTAGGAGCTGAGTTCCTAGCAAAAGTTGCAAGATCCATTAGTGAAGCTTTAATTTCATACCATTTTGGAGCTCATGTCTGGGATGATCTCTACGATATGCTCTATAAAGTTATTTTCGACAACTTAGAGGCCGATGTTGATCCAAGAGACATCTTCAACATTGTTATCGTCCTTAAGAAAAGGGACAATTAA